The following are encoded in a window of Rhodomicrobium lacus genomic DNA:
- a CDS encoding 16S rRNA (uracil(1498)-N(3))-methyltransferase — translation MAMQRIFVANKLDPDGEIALDPAQAHYLLHVLRLSEGAELLAFDGTTGEWLARIVKARKSACSIRLTEKVREQTAPTGIHYAFAPLKQARLDYMVQKAVEMGASLLQPVVTQHTAVPRIGADRMKANAIEAAEQCGVLTLPEIRPPVKLAAFLQTFDKTRVLVFCDERATVASPLEALAGLSGGQVTALIGPEGGFSENERTDLLSRSFVCPISLGPRIMRADTAAVAVLALLNATVGDWRR, via the coding sequence ATGGCCATGCAACGGATTTTTGTCGCAAATAAACTCGATCCCGACGGAGAGATCGCGCTCGATCCCGCGCAGGCTCACTACCTGTTGCATGTCTTGCGACTGTCGGAAGGAGCGGAGCTTCTGGCGTTCGACGGCACGACCGGAGAATGGCTTGCCAGGATCGTCAAGGCAAGGAAAAGCGCCTGCTCGATTCGCCTCACGGAGAAGGTGCGCGAACAAACCGCGCCAACCGGCATCCATTATGCGTTTGCGCCGCTGAAACAGGCGCGACTCGATTACATGGTGCAAAAGGCCGTGGAGATGGGCGCGTCGCTGCTGCAGCCGGTCGTAACCCAGCACACCGCGGTGCCTCGCATCGGCGCCGACCGCATGAAGGCGAATGCCATCGAGGCGGCGGAACAATGCGGCGTGCTCACCCTGCCTGAGATCCGGCCGCCAGTGAAGCTCGCGGCCTTCCTTCAGACGTTCGACAAGACCCGCGTGCTGGTCTTTTGCGACGAGCGCGCGACGGTCGCCTCGCCGCTCGAAGCGCTGGCGGGGCTTTCAGGAGGGCAAGTCACGGCTCTCATCGGGCCGGAAGGCGGCTTTTCGGAAAATGAGCGCACCGATCTCCTTTCCCGGAGTTTTGTTTGCCCGATTTCGCTCGGACCGCGCATCATGCGTGCGGACACGGCTGCCGTCGCCGTGCTCGCATTGCTTAACGCGACCGTGGGAGACTGGCGGCGTTGA
- a CDS encoding glutamate--cysteine ligase gives MLANSDKAPLIESRDDLVAEISKGEKPKSHWRIGSEHEKIPFYRDTLRPVPYEGDAGISALLHGLAERFGWKPVHDLDKVIALEAPADSSGGSITLEPGGQFELSGAPLKTLFETCEEVGRHLDQVQQIADPLGISFLALGFSPVWTIAETPRMPKSRYKIMTEYMPKVGAYGLDMMYRTATVQVNLDFASEADMVKKMRVSLALQPIATALFANSPFTEGKPNGYLSFRSAVWLDTDNARAGMLPFAFEDGMGYERYVDYALDVPMYFVRRDHKYIDATGQSFRAFLEGKLPQLPGEKPTIEDWADHLTTIFPEVRLKRFLEMRGADSGPWHATLCVLPALWVGLLYDQAALDAAWDLVKDWTAEERQQLRNDVPRLGLATPFRGGTVRDLASATVRIAEAGLASRAREHGFKDESSFLKPLHDILESGLTQADVLLRRYHLEWGGDVRPVFTENAY, from the coding sequence ATGTTAGCGAACAGCGATAAAGCGCCTTTGATCGAAAGCCGCGACGATCTGGTGGCGGAGATTTCCAAGGGCGAAAAGCCGAAGTCGCACTGGCGCATCGGCTCGGAGCACGAGAAGATTCCCTTCTATCGCGATACGCTGCGGCCCGTGCCCTACGAAGGCGACGCGGGAATTTCGGCGTTGCTTCACGGCCTTGCGGAGCGTTTCGGTTGGAAGCCGGTCCACGATCTCGACAAGGTGATCGCCCTCGAAGCGCCAGCCGACAGTTCCGGCGGCTCCATCACGCTCGAACCGGGCGGACAGTTCGAGCTTTCCGGCGCGCCGCTCAAGACGCTGTTCGAAACCTGCGAGGAAGTCGGCCGTCATCTCGATCAGGTTCAGCAGATCGCCGATCCGCTCGGCATTTCCTTCCTTGCGCTCGGATTTTCGCCCGTGTGGACCATCGCCGAAACGCCACGCATGCCGAAGAGCCGTTACAAGATCATGACCGAATACATGCCGAAGGTCGGCGCTTACGGCCTCGACATGATGTATCGCACCGCCACCGTCCAGGTGAATCTCGACTTTGCGAGCGAGGCGGACATGGTCAAGAAGATGCGCGTCTCGCTCGCGCTTCAACCCATCGCGACGGCGCTCTTCGCCAATTCACCGTTCACCGAAGGCAAGCCCAACGGCTATCTGAGCTTCCGCAGCGCGGTCTGGCTCGACACGGACAATGCGCGCGCGGGAATGCTGCCCTTCGCGTTCGAGGACGGCATGGGCTACGAGCGCTATGTCGATTACGCGCTCGATGTGCCGATGTACTTCGTGCGGCGCGATCACAAATATATCGACGCGACAGGCCAGTCGTTCCGCGCCTTCCTTGAAGGGAAGCTGCCGCAATTGCCGGGCGAAAAACCCACCATCGAAGACTGGGCCGACCACCTCACCACGATCTTTCCCGAGGTCCGCCTCAAGCGTTTCCTCGAAATGCGCGGCGCCGACAGCGGCCCTTGGCATGCGACGCTCTGCGTGCTCCCGGCGCTTTGGGTTGGCCTCCTCTACGATCAGGCGGCGCTCGATGCGGCATGGGATCTCGTGAAGGACTGGACGGCCGAAGAGCGTCAGCAGCTCCGCAACGATGTCCCGCGCCTCGGCCTCGCCACGCCGTTCCGCGGCGGTACGGTGCGCGATCTGGCCAGCGCAACGGTGAGGATCGCCGAAGCGGGCCTTGCCTCGCGCGCCCGCGAGCATGGTTTCAAGGACGAAAGTTCCTTCCTGAAGCCGCTGCACGACATTCTGGAAAGCGGCCTTACGCAGGCTGACGTTCTGCTCCGGCGCTATCACCTCGAATGGGGCGGCG